In the genome of Fusarium poae strain DAOMC 252244 chromosome 1, whole genome shotgun sequence, the window gtgcccccctctttagcatcgagctctgccgagacgggctactgtggtccgggcttgtcagggtatctcctgtggaagttcgccacgatctctgcagcattctccacgtaagcagcagggacttctgttgggtctgcatatccggcccatttcacagtatacttcagcctggggcggcctcctcggcctcgtctgtcccatcgggaatccacaatgtcttcaacctcccactcttccactccttcggcttctactggcggtggcgggtctacgttctgaccgggcagcggattggtggcagctggctttagcaggctcgtgtgaaacacggggtgtatcttcatgctggcgggcagttccagtcgataggcgtacggggagatgaccttgccgatcttcaacgggccgatgttcttccagtctagtttcttctgtggcctaagggtcttgatattcctggcgtctagccacactgagtccccctacttggtatcgtcgggcaggtcgtctgtgtcggttcgcttgggcttcgtaacgggcttgtgcggcaatgctttctgatctcaggtgctctaggatgtcgttcatcgtctttgcgaactgttctgcgtctctagtggctggggttcctctgactgtaatcgtgggttcaaagcccattcgcgggtggaatccatagtttgcaaagaacggagatacgccggtggtttcggatttcagggagttcgctgcgaactcggccagggggagccatcggttccagtcgtcctgtaggtatgacacgtaggctcgcaggtactgttccaacacagcgttcaggcgttcagtctgtccgtcggtctcagggtggtaagcggtggatagtagcgagctgatcgacagttgtttggtgagcttctgccagaactccgctacgaactggggtccccggtccgatactatagtctgtgggagcccatgtagcttccacacttccttcaggtagtaatgggctgcgtcttcggcatcgcaggttcctttgcatgcgatgatatgtctcatcttggtcaggcggcaggctataatcaggatggcgtcatttccttcgctgggcggcagatgtgtgataaaatccattgacacatgttgccaggctcgttcggggataggcaagggtttcagcacaccttgcttcgcttctcgggctgggttggctcttcgacacgtatggcagttcttaacccattgttcgatgtaggccaacattccgggccagtagtaatcccgggaaagcaggtcataagtgcgggcacgacctgggtgtcctgctatagggtgttcgtggcaggctttcagcagggcggtcttgagggcgtcgtggctcgggatatagatgcggtcccggtacaacagtcgttcctggacgatcttgcactctgcaagcgtaatcttcgggtgtcgcggtgcgtcggtcctgagggcttgtagtatcgactgcaggtcttcatcggtctggtatccttcgttcagcaagcggtcgatctcttctggtagctctattgagagtgacggctcctcgggtgttggtgcgggttggttctgttgtagtgggtggcggatgcgggctctctggactcgtagcggcggaagttgccagttctctttctttagtaccacctggctttggtgcgctaagcgctcatccccctctttagggaggtcttctgacctcctggtcagggcatcgggtttaactccctgtttcccaggtcgatatgtgatctggaaattaaatcgggacaggaactcagaccagcgggcttgtcgtcggttaagtaacttcgtcgtcgtaaagtactccaggttcttgtgatccgtgatcacttttatcggtgagggtgcccctccagttcgggtctccattcttcgaagcagcgaataatggccatgagttccttatcgtagatctcgtagttgcattccgtggacgtatgcttcttggagaagaaggctaccgggtgcagccttccgtcatcgtcgtattgcgacagcacaccggcggatacatagtcagaggcgtctgtctccaggattacgtccttcgtccaatcgaaggggcgtaagatcggtgctgatgtgaaggctcccttcaagtctcggaaagccttttcgcaggtttcgtcccagacgaacggtacgtctttctttgtcaggtggttcaacggggctgtaagcttagagaagtcacggatgaacctcctgtagaagttcgcaaatcctgtgaaagcttgtacatctgtcaggcaggtcggggtttgccagttcttaacagtttcgatctttgcagggtccattcggatgccgtctcgtcccacgataaggcctaggaacttggtttccgtaaccatgaattcgcatttggctgggtttgcgaataacccggcagctctcagtttttcaagcaccatctttaattgctcgacatgttcttctcgggtccggctatagatcaggatatcgtccaggtacgcagtgcagaatatatccaggtattccctcagcgcatcattaatgtaccgctggaaggtcgcgggggctcctgttaggccgaagggcataaccagtgactcatataatccgaatcgggtgcggaatgctgtcaggtactcctggccttccttgatacgcagattattgaaggccgatacgatgtcaatacgggagaagtatttcataccagacaggttattcagggattctttgatcaggggggagcgggtagcggtccttaaccgtaatattattcagggctcggtagtccacgcagaagcgtagaccaccgccgggtttcttgacgaatagtaccggggaggctacaggcgacgagcttgggcggatgaatcctttacgcagattctcgtctagccactctcgtagggctgtcagttcgttccgggacattccatacaagggtccaaacggcagttttcctcctggggttagctcgatgtggtggtctccagatcggtgcggtggtagcttctctgcctccttaggcgagaaaacgtcctggaactctcgaagttcttccggcagcacgaatgcctctggctcaggcttaagcaggtagtccagttgcttcagggtgacggtgaagaggcggtaacggtccttctggctgtatattcgggcggttcgcagggaaaccgggaggatatcctttccctccaaggctggtgggatactccctttcatctggcgcatgaacttcttcgggacggtctgtaaagccttaatccttgtaggcttggttggggtgttgcagaatttctggcagtacgggctgttaaatgtgaacgtgtgggccgcgaagcccacctgcgggtcgtgttgctttagccaaggcattcccaggacaatagggtagctggctagctgggtcacgtagaagatcatgctcttctgctcgtgatcggcaatgcggagtccggcgcggacgtagtaggcgaccttcccgctctcggcaggtcgcccgtcgaacacttcaatctcgaaggttctcttcaggggtctaaacttcaggttctgggacttagcccagctctcgtcgataaacccttttccttccgctccgctatcggtcatagcgtaagacggaattggttctcttccggccacattgaggctggcaggcagtatcatcaggttcgaacgttggttgttctcgttctcaatcgggattccatgaacggaggcggcggacagtttaatcttcggtacagtaggtgcgggggagggagcctggcgccgacttaagacaggctcaccccgttttcctggcgtcctcgggagtgtctagatcggcgggaactggcgcggctggatgtaggcgagtgtggagacgggggctggctggtgcggttggggctataagcgaaggtggcttgacggagcctggttggacgtgtgtcaggttcgggacagtcgcggaggtagtggttggctgaaccgcaacggaagcactggttgttctcccgtcgttggttagggcggttatagcggcgctgattgctgaggtccataggttctccggctggttggcggttttcgggggggcttctccctctacgaggcgatggggacttctttcggagtgtctgggggtactccttcagcggcatattcgtctttcgtgacgcaggctgtggctccgctgcgaagcggcgtcgtcggttttccaattcttgtaggaaggtggctaggtcgtgatatttatagctaggcggtgggttgtgtataagcattccgcgtagttctcgggagacagcttgttccaacagggtagggagggcctcttctgacatttctccttccagcgcgaggcgttggaactcggcgaagaaggtgctgaaatccttgtgagtctggcgaaggcggaataattcggcgcgggcattattgatccggttcgggtctccaaaagcgcgttctagtagatcgataatatcctggtagtcggggagttggcattcaccagctttaatgtgcggtaggacttgtgcataggcgcgtcccttaagacggccagttacataggacattcgggcgaggcgtgtcgggaatcggtcgtggttagcttttagttttgagtgtatctgggagacgaaacggcgtaggtcgctccgttcgccctcaaacttgtcagggtcgggtaatcgttcggtaagactggttgattcggtagatcgggaagaaggcggaggagtcgttcccataggagtcgctacacgaagctcagcgggagcgctagtctcggggggttcacggatagtaggtacggtaggtcgggtggcatcgagggcgcgacgttcggcgaggcgggcctcgaagatgtcgtcgtccttcctctttagggccttctcgtgttgttgctcagtgtactcgagctgggctcgggcaaagttacgctcagtggtgatttgttgcagggattgttcgagtccttgatgtttatccttcatgttctgggtctcattctccagctgggatatacggttctgggcgttctcggcgtaggtataaacgttccggaagtattcgaaccaatcgtctaggtgttccggggcatggtcacggaatgactcgacgctgtccggcaggaagggcgggagcgggcgggcagacatcgcgttcggtgtccaacggttaggagctacgtagtgtcacgggctgagtccggcggtacgggtggacagggaacgcttcgggcgtaataggttctattgctacggataggcactgcaggcaggtcaggctctattaacaagacgtagctcaaggagctacgttcaggatctgactggcggtctaactaaggttacggcgataacgctatcgccacgtgatctgatccacttgtggctctagggtaggttggtctgacttcgagctgtgacagctaaggttaataaagactttaaagtttattattttatatagtaattttattaatattaatattaatattaataaggaaatatttaataattaacctttaaaaaaaataaaagcttttatagtaattattataattttaactttataaattataatatatacctttaaatagAACCTTTATTagtatctaggtttaaaaatagtatttcttattatattaatttttaatatatactttaggatttataccttaaaaagcACCAAATAATAGAAGAATAATCCATAGTTACAAATGAGATACCAATTTCCGGCACGGATTGGTCAAGCCTTTGATAACTCCTATGTGTTGAGTTCTTGGAACCTCCTGACAACTTGCTCATGCTGACCTTGAGAACTGATATGTTGCGAAGTCTTCAGGGTCTCGGTACGACCTTGTTCCATTGACCGCCTGACATTGCTTCTCTGTTGAGATTTCACGCTCTTGTAAATACCCTGAGCCGGATATGCGAGTAGCCCAAACATTGCTATGGATTGTCAGTTTGATTCATCAGACGATTAAACATGTCAACAAGCTTACCGCTGCCTGGCTTTGCGATCATATCGACTGAACCTTTTCCAACTCCCTTCAGGAAACCCATAGTCCCCTCGTCCTTGACGCCTTTTATGGGTTTGGTAACAATATTTGTGATGCCTTCATAGAAGCCATAGCCAAAATTCTGAAAAGACGGTTAGTTACCTCGCTTTAAGAAAACAGGTCATCTGAGGGTAAATACTTTTGCGGCGACTGTACCACCGCTTTTCCAATCAGTGACTGGGCCATGATCTCGAACCTCCTCTCCGTATAAACGAGGCACATTCTTAAGCCCTTCGGCCAAAGCCAAGGGAAAATCAACCAAGCTCCCTTTTACCACAGCCGTTGTCATCCCCTGCATTCCTTTCCCGGCTGCCaacgctgctgctgcccctACAGAAGTCTGTGATCCATCCTGTCGAACACGTTTCATTTCTTTGAAAGGATCGATAAAGGTGCCTCCCAGAGAGGTTGTGAAGTCAGTCATTGTGCCCAGAACAGACGAAGCTCCAGCGGTCAAAGGATCCCAACGCTGATTCTCGATGCGGTAGTCCTTGTGTCGATGTCTACATCAAATTAGCAAAAGAATCAAATAAAGAAGCAACGAGTATCCCACAGCTTAAAGTCTCCCGTCTTGGCTTTCTTCGACTGGAGGAGGATCTGGAGTGCTTCATCCGACACCCGAATAGGGCTTCGGTTGGCATTTTTGGTTTTACTGTACCGCCATCGTGCAACGCGCTGTTCGAGAAGGTTACAAGACATGTCACCCAAAGGAAGATGTCGATGGAACGAGTTGACAGCTTGTTCGACGCCCTTTTCCTGACGCATCTGAGATGCTATAATCTCTGCTGACTTTTGAGCTTCAGGGCTAAGACAAAACCGAATGGCCTCGCTCAGGTTATCAACTGAGAGGCTGCGGTAAGCAATGGGATGTGGACCTGCTCCGTTAGATGCAACAACGCCTCCCCAGAAAGGTTGACTAAGCCCTGTGTCAGTATCTGCCAAATAGATGATTTTCTAAGCACATACTCGCCGAAAAAGGGGACGATTGTTGTCGGTCGCCCATTGATAAGACCGCATGCTGTAGTACCTGCTCCGCCGTGATgcacaacagcagcaacacgCTTGAAAAGCCATTCTAATATGATAGTGTCAGCTAGAGATATCCATCGATGTCTTGTCCGTGAACCTACCATGAGGGCAATCTCCCAGGTAAAATACTGAGTCAGTATTAGAATCTGTACCTCCAAGTTTGCTCCAGCCTCTGGATATGATGACTCTGATTCCGACCCGTAGACAAGCCTCTTTAATGATTCTCGTCATTTCTATCGGGTCTTCTATGACGATACTGCCGAACCCGATGTAAACTGGTCGAGGGCCATCAGATAGGAATCGTTCAAGATCGCTGGGTGGCGTGTAAGAAGGCTCGTCGCGCAAGAAGAAACCAGAAATGTCTAAACTCGTTAGTTTGTGGCCCTAATTAGAGATCTGATAGTTCCCTTGCCAATGTTGTCGCCCCAATCGGCTGGTTTGGGAACAAGAGCTGGTGACCAGCAGTAAGTATGGGGGATCTTCATAATCTCAACAATGTCTGGGCCAACAGCGGCGGGGAGTCGCTCTAGCTCCAGATCTTTGGCTCTCCAGGCGTTTATCACGTCGCCCAGGCTACAAGTTGTCAAGTCAGTATACGAACACACTACAACTAAGGAAGACCGGATTCTTACCCTTGCCAGGTCATCAAGTCAACGACGCCATAACTGAGGTAGTTAGATGCCTTGGGGTCCATGTTTTGTGACTGGACGTTTGCTAATGGATGTGGAAATGATCTCGTTGCCGTCCAGGGCATCGTGAACATGATATGAAGCGGAATACCCAAGGCCTCGGCACAATGAACATGAGCAAAACTTGGCGGATTTGCAATAATGGCATCGGCAACGAAAGCTTGAGATGAGATAGGGTCAGGCTTAACACAAGAGTTCCAACAGCCTTTGAGCATTTCACGAATCATGACACGTTTCCGACCAATATCGCCGCCACGAAGGCTCTGCATCGATGGGATGAGACCTGGGTTCTGG includes:
- a CDS encoding hypothetical protein (CAZy:GT1), whose translation is MPNQKGKSAKQYDAMSDTKSELDESLDVPPPYELHSSGTVLASSAAVNEHGSLDITFSSMAPEEVNRLLPPPKTHQPESIAESSTTPQQPCPNLNVVIQVVGSRGDVQPFIALGVALKRYGHRIRLATHETFSDFVRSSGLEFYPIGGDPEDLMAYMVQNPGLIPSMQSLRGGDIGRKRVMIREMLKGCWNSCVKPDPISSQAFVADAIIANPPSFAHVHCAEALGIPLHIMFTMPWTATRSFPHPLANVQSQNMDPKASNYLSYGVVDLMTWQGLGDVINAWRAKDLELERLPAAVGPDIVEIMKIPHTYCWSPALGHKLTSLDISGFFLRDEPSYTPPSDLERFLSDGPRPVYIGFGSIVIEDPIEMTRIIKEACLRVGIRVIISRGWSKLGGTDSNTDSVFYLGDCPHEWLFKRVAAVVHHGGAGTTACGLINGRPTTIVPFFGDQPFWGGVVASNGAGPHPIAYRSLSVDNLSEAIRFCLSPEAQKSAEIIASQMRQEKGVEQAVNSFHRHLPLGDMSCNLLEQRVARWRYSKTKNANRSPIRVSDEALQILLQSKKAKTGDFKLHRHKDYRIENQRWDPLTAGASSVLGTMTDFTTSLGGTFIDPFKEMKRVRQDGSQTSVGAAAALAAGKGMQGMTTAVVKGSLVDFPLALAEGLKNVPRLYGEEVRDHGPVTDWKSGGTVAAKNFGYGFYEGITNIVTKPIKGVKDEGTMGFLKGVGKGSVDMIAKPGSAMFGLLAYPAQGIYKSVKSQQRSNVRRSMEQGRTETLKTSQHISSQGQHEQVVRRFQELNT